The Helicobacter mustelae genome has a segment encoding these proteins:
- the pyrG gene encoding glutamine hydrolyzing CTP synthase, giving the protein MQPKYIFVTGGVLSSLGKGISSSSIATLLKSSGFKVSILKIDPYINVDPGTMSPLEHGEVFVTADGAETDLDIGHYERFLDTSLLRCNNFTTGQVYLSVIENERRGKYLGKTIQVVPHIVDEIKQRIKNVAKGYDFLVVELGGTVGDIEGMPYLETMRQMKHELGLQNVISVHVTLIPYIKAAGELKTKPTQHSVKELRCIGITPQIIIARSEKPLSKELKAKLALSCDVDDDSVIVAEDAKSIYQCPLNFLKEGVLSSIARHFCLDPIEPNMDEWDILVKKIISPKHSITIGFVGKYLDLKESYKSLTEALIHAGANLDTRIDIKWIDSEKLAQSDTLELHDVDGILIPGGFGKRGIEGKLKAIAFARENKIPFLGICLGMQLAILEFLRNVAGVKNADSIEFDPHTKEPAIYLIEDFIDQSGQNQIRTYQSPMGGTMRLGEYECQLKENSLIAQSYGNVKSIKERHRHRYEANPKYREILQKHGMQISGECQNLIEAVEIPEHPFFVAVQYHPEFTSRLKNPNAIILAFARHALGNKK; this is encoded by the coding sequence CCTCAAAATCGATCCCTACATCAATGTCGATCCAGGGACGATGAGTCCGCTGGAGCATGGAGAGGTGTTTGTAACTGCAGATGGCGCAGAGACGGATCTAGACATTGGGCATTATGAGAGATTTTTGGATACGAGTTTGCTTAGATGCAATAACTTTACCACAGGGCAGGTCTATCTTTCTGTGATTGAGAATGAGCGTCGTGGCAAATACCTGGGCAAAACCATCCAGGTCGTTCCTCATATCGTGGATGAAATCAAGCAAAGAATCAAAAATGTCGCCAAGGGATATGATTTCCTTGTCGTGGAGCTTGGTGGTACGGTGGGGGATATTGAGGGGATGCCCTATCTGGAGACCATGCGACAGATGAAGCATGAGCTAGGACTCCAAAATGTCATCAGTGTGCATGTGACCTTGATTCCCTATATCAAGGCAGCAGGTGAGCTCAAAACTAAGCCCACGCAGCATTCTGTGAAGGAATTGCGCTGCATTGGTATCACCCCTCAAATCATCATCGCTCGCTCTGAGAAGCCCTTAAGCAAGGAATTGAAGGCAAAGCTAGCACTGAGCTGCGATGTGGATGATGATAGCGTGATTGTCGCAGAGGATGCCAAAAGCATCTATCAATGTCCGCTTAATTTCCTTAAAGAAGGAGTGCTTTCCTCCATTGCTAGGCATTTTTGTCTAGATCCAATTGAGCCAAACATGGATGAATGGGATATTTTGGTAAAAAAAATCATCTCCCCCAAGCACAGCATCACCATTGGCTTTGTGGGGAAATACCTCGATCTCAAGGAATCTTACAAATCCCTTACAGAGGCATTGATTCACGCAGGCGCCAATCTGGATACGCGCATTGATATTAAGTGGATTGATAGCGAGAAGCTTGCTCAAAGCGATACCCTGGAATTGCATGATGTGGATGGGATTTTGATCCCTGGGGGATTTGGCAAGCGTGGTATCGAGGGCAAGCTCAAAGCGATTGCTTTTGCACGAGAAAATAAAATCCCATTTCTGGGAATCTGCCTGGGGATGCAATTGGCAATTTTAGAATTTTTGCGCAATGTTGCTGGAGTGAAAAACGCAGATTCCATAGAATTTGATCCCCACACCAAAGAGCCAGCCATCTACTTGATTGAGGATTTTATCGATCAAAGTGGGCAGAATCAAATCCGAACCTATCAATCTCCCATGGGTGGGACCATGCGCCTGGGGGAATATGAATGCCAACTCAAAGAAAATTCTCTCATTGCACAAAGCTATGGAAATGTCAAAAGTATCAAAGAGCGCCATCGTCATCGCTATGAAGCCAATCCCAAATACAGGGAAATCTTACAAAAACATGGAATGCAAATTAGCGGAGAGTGCCAAAATCTCATCGAGGCTGTGGAGATCCCTGAGCATCCCTTTTTTGTGGCAGTGCAATACCATCCAGAATTTACCTCTAGGCTCAAAAATCCCAACGCGATTATTTTGGCATTTGCGCGTCATGCGCTTGGCAACAAAAAATGA
- the recJ gene encoding single-stranded-DNA-specific exonuclease RecJ — MTTLSKAQIQALLEARFCDDSFARLQDLPHPHSLKDAQKGAQIVAGIMQEGGKILIVGDYDVDGTLSAVIMMKFFGMLGYENVSYLIPNRFSDGYGVQRHLLEQYPSDLVITVDNGVAALDVGEYCKEQKRKLIITDHHALQHQIPQADALINPQQETCSFPQKSICGAGVAWYFCNAIKIALGKNFSLLELLKYVAIATIADVMPLCQVNKLFVKKGLELLKDSHSMQDSLLKSLLKGRDFSAQDVAFSITPLLNSAGRMKDARVVCEFFLATKKDEIAAHFLALKKLNQMRKDQTQQMESEMFAHFLESENCVLAYKESWNEGLLGILAAKLSKEKQKPAFVFTQKEGCLKGSGRSDGKIDIFQTLLPHERNFLRFGGHSEAVGICIQEDKIPWFMDLFSRECFVLSPKPNEVLGEICLQDIDGELLEILRRFEPYGQGNPPPQFLIRGAKIKESKIFKELHQKLEFEHQISALSFFCKEFYKENEVIDMEFSVQEGLQNKHPTLLLKKISRCPL; from the coding sequence ATGACAACCTTAAGCAAAGCCCAAATCCAAGCCTTGCTAGAGGCGCGATTTTGTGATGACTCTTTTGCTAGATTGCAAGATCTCCCCCATCCTCATTCACTAAAAGATGCCCAAAAGGGTGCCCAAATTGTTGCAGGGATCATGCAAGAGGGAGGCAAGATTCTCATTGTGGGGGATTATGATGTAGATGGGACACTCTCTGCTGTGATTATGATGAAGTTTTTTGGCATGCTTGGATATGAAAATGTCTCCTACCTTATCCCTAATCGCTTCTCTGATGGATATGGGGTGCAGCGTCATCTCTTGGAGCAATATCCAAGTGATCTTGTCATCACAGTGGATAATGGCGTTGCTGCATTGGATGTGGGGGAGTATTGCAAAGAACAAAAAAGAAAACTCATCATCACAGATCATCATGCCTTGCAGCATCAAATCCCCCAAGCAGATGCGCTCATCAATCCCCAGCAAGAAACCTGCTCTTTCCCCCAAAAGAGCATCTGTGGTGCGGGAGTGGCATGGTATTTTTGCAATGCAATTAAAATTGCTTTAGGCAAGAATTTTTCTTTATTGGAATTGCTTAAATATGTAGCCATTGCCACCATCGCAGATGTGATGCCCCTGTGCCAGGTCAATAAGCTTTTTGTCAAAAAGGGCCTGGAGTTGCTAAAAGATTCTCATAGCATGCAAGACTCCCTATTAAAATCCCTGTTAAAGGGCAGGGATTTTAGCGCCCAAGATGTGGCATTTTCCATCACTCCCCTGCTCAATAGTGCAGGCAGGATGAAGGATGCGCGCGTGGTTTGTGAATTTTTCTTGGCCACAAAAAAAGATGAGATTGCCGCGCATTTTTTGGCATTAAAAAAACTCAATCAGATGCGCAAAGATCAAACCCAGCAAATGGAATCAGAAATGTTTGCGCATTTTTTGGAGAGTGAGAATTGTGTCCTGGCCTACAAAGAGAGCTGGAATGAGGGACTGCTTGGGATCTTGGCTGCCAAGCTCTCCAAAGAGAAGCAAAAGCCCGCATTTGTTTTTACGCAAAAAGAGGGGTGTTTAAAGGGCAGTGGTAGGAGCGATGGGAAGATAGATATTTTCCAGACCCTTCTGCCTCATGAAAGGAATTTTTTGCGTTTTGGCGGTCATAGCGAAGCTGTAGGCATCTGCATACAAGAGGACAAAATCCCGTGGTTTATGGATCTTTTTAGTAGGGAGTGTTTTGTGCTTAGCCCAAAACCAAATGAGGTGCTTGGTGAGATTTGCTTGCAGGATATTGATGGGGAATTACTAGAAATCCTGCGGCGCTTTGAGCCCTATGGTCAGGGGAATCCACCACCCCAGTTTCTCATTCGCGGAGCCAAAATCAAAGAAAGCAAGATTTTCAAAGAGTTGCATCAAAAGCTTGAATTTGAGCATCAAATTAGTGCGCTTTCATTTTTTTGCAAGGAGTTTTACAAGGAGAATGAAGTCATTGACATGGAATTTTCTGTGCAAGAAGGGCTGCAAAACAAACATCCCACCCTTTTGCTGAAAAAAATCTCAAGATGCCCTTTGTAA
- a CDS encoding pseudouridine synthase family protein: protein MPFVTKEYILPHAMQAFAFVENCLHYSSKETQRIIDKRRLRYPDGRVIQKSEVICGRVLLDEFVPNGALRAIFVHEDFAVFAKPHNLLTHPKGRFLHASLCDSIKMQFGMQANPVHRLDFETSGVVLISRNKRAEIALKTLFERGEVRKIYRALVEGIIEHERCIESRILLPKKEDKSKDLGIKCQIHASGKDSITIIRPLEVRGNQTLLEIEPLTGRTHQIRLHLASIGHKIVNEPLYGVEEELARAYLQDKLGVKKHLCLHARSLEFSYLGRRYFLSAKEDF from the coding sequence ATGCCCTTTGTAACAAAAGAATATATTTTGCCCCATGCGATGCAGGCCTTTGCTTTCGTAGAAAACTGTCTGCATTATTCCTCAAAAGAGACTCAAAGAATCATCGACAAACGCCGCCTTCGCTATCCTGATGGTCGTGTGATCCAAAAAAGCGAGGTGATTTGTGGGCGGGTGCTTTTGGATGAATTTGTGCCAAACGGGGCTCTGCGTGCGATTTTTGTACATGAGGATTTTGCCGTGTTTGCAAAGCCTCACAATCTCCTCACCCATCCCAAGGGCAGATTTTTGCACGCAAGCCTTTGTGATAGCATTAAGATGCAATTTGGCATGCAGGCAAATCCGGTGCATCGCTTGGATTTTGAGACTAGTGGGGTGGTGCTAATAAGTCGCAACAAGAGAGCAGAAATCGCGTTAAAGACGTTGTTTGAAAGGGGTGAGGTGCGCAAGATTTACCGAGCACTTGTGGAGGGGATCATAGAGCATGAGCGTTGTATTGAGTCAAGAATCCTACTCCCAAAAAAAGAAGACAAGAGCAAAGATCTTGGCATCAAATGCCAAATCCATGCAAGCGGCAAGGACAGTATCACCATCATCCGCCCCTTAGAAGTGCGCGGGAATCAGACGCTGCTAGAGATTGAGCCCCTCACTGGGCGCACGCATCAAATCCGCCTGCATCTTGCAAGCATTGGACATAAAATTGTCAATGAGCCGCTCTATGGTGTGGAGGAGGAATTGGCACGCGCATATTTGCAAGATAAGCTAGGGGTAAAAAAACATCTTTGCCTCCATGCTAGGAGCCTGGAATTTTCCTATTTGGGAAGAAGGTATTTTTTGAGCGCAAAAGAGGATTTCTAA
- a CDS encoding phage portal protein, whose product MGIFDFFKKRAKRAKIEKHFYNFPSLSPSELEKNELLGLLNNANINDYAKAISHQARSLSVNNPIISGYLKTIESEILGDRGITLDLSTPNKELNKRIEGSFALWRGSSQNGELDFYDIESLALIYLLRDGECFLHLSESQEGLRVEIIDNHNIASDFSDESQGIAFGIKKDAKNNPISYFVYDGEGRLFEVNAKAILHLHKKLDIRQHRGLSDFASIITPAHQKDKFRSAELRKARLQSEITGFIIKNNSDLADELLNGEEEHKKSIQTSVEVGKMTYIDEDVKPIFTESHNAANMESFITQTDREIAKGLGISYATLTGNLTDVNYSSIRHGGSEQRRQFRRLQNFLVRKMHNKIYERWLLNELKLCKLSTKEYQDALLYYSFKPQGWEYIDPYKETNANALAIHTGQKTLSEILRSTGKELDTHIEELKKEKELQKLLKELWRGNG is encoded by the coding sequence ATGGGAATTTTTGATTTTTTTAAAAAAAGAGCTAAGAGAGCAAAGATAGAGAAGCATTTTTATAACTTCCCCTCCCTCTCTCCTAGTGAATTAGAAAAAAACGAACTCTTAGGACTCTTAAACAACGCAAATATCAACGACTATGCCAAAGCCATTTCGCATCAAGCAAGAAGCCTATCTGTAAACAATCCCATCATAAGCGGATATTTAAAAACCATTGAATCAGAGATTTTAGGCGATAGGGGCATCACTTTAGATCTATCCACCCCCAACAAAGAGCTAAACAAAAGAATTGAGGGCTCTTTTGCTCTATGGAGGGGGAGCAGCCAAAATGGTGAACTTGATTTTTATGACATCGAAAGCCTAGCCCTCATCTATCTTTTGCGCGATGGGGAGTGCTTTTTGCATTTAAGTGAGAGCCAAGAGGGCCTAAGAGTAGAAATCATTGACAATCACAATATTGCTAGCGATTTTAGTGATGAGTCCCAAGGGATAGCCTTTGGCATCAAAAAAGATGCCAAAAATAACCCCATCTCCTACTTTGTCTATGATGGGGAGGGGAGGCTTTTTGAAGTGAATGCTAAGGCCATCCTTCATTTGCACAAAAAGCTAGATATCAGACAGCACAGGGGGCTATCAGATTTTGCTAGCATCATCACCCCTGCCCATCAAAAAGATAAATTCAGAAGTGCGGAGCTAAGAAAAGCCAGACTGCAGAGTGAGATCACAGGCTTCATTATCAAAAACAATTCTGATCTTGCAGATGAGCTTTTAAATGGTGAAGAGGAACACAAAAAGAGCATCCAGACATCTGTTGAGGTGGGCAAGATGACCTACATCGATGAGGATGTCAAACCCATTTTCACAGAATCCCACAATGCTGCCAATATGGAGAGCTTTATCACCCAAACTGATAGGGAGATTGCCAAAGGCCTTGGCATCTCCTATGCCACACTCACAGGCAATCTCACAGATGTCAATTACAGCTCCATCAGGCATGGGGGCAGTGAGCAAAGAAGGCAGTTTAGAAGACTGCAAAATTTCCTAGTAAGAAAGATGCATAATAAAATCTATGAGCGCTGGCTCCTCAATGAACTCAAACTCTGCAAGCTTAGCACCAAGGAATACCAAGACGCACTTTTGTACTACAGTTTCAAACCCCAAGGATGGGAATACATCGACCCCTACAAAGAAACCAATGCCAATGCTCTAGCCATCCATACAGGGCAAAAGACTCTAAGTGAAATCCTAAGAAGCACAGGCAAGGAACTAGATACTCACATCGAAGAACTCAAAAAAGAAAAAGAACTCCAAAAGCTCCTAAAAGAGCTATGGCGGGGCAATGGATGA
- a CDS encoding phage tail tape measure protein, whose translation MHSVIKLDIIPNLSALNLAINKINKQTLGLGDTLTTPIKQAKQALKNLSKEVNPVYGPKFSKKTLLDLKKQVSNATATKLKLDVSEACKKLDDMKLQIAGTIGSVWAISKPISKALSFEGSFAMVKKVVDLSQEESASLQKQIFALARLVPLSAKELTEIMASGGQLGLEKNLLMPFTDVVSKMAFAFDISSQEAGESIAGIMQKLGVGIDEVKELGDAINTLGNSTAAAPKEITQILSRTAGLIKTLGLSAREGVAISASFANMKIGAEQAATAINKMLNTLGSSSALTDRAKDALSQLGIDTEDLKEAMQNSPMHAIRQVLGSIAEAEDGEKIGILKNLFGEEAAPKIAQITSNLAKFDEIVKKTMDTKHQTGSMEKEVETLANTTQGAMKRMQSSLNALSISLGNALLPLVNSVFNGISEIASSLALFSQRHQGLIKALGITTLGILGLKVVSFLPAAFRAISSCLLLPIKLIGIFCNKAQMTKVGLMALKSPITLAKTSFSLLTAPINLTGSALFALIPKFGKTRFEALKTSSLLASLRGSLLKIPLAAKIASVGVAKFGFAFKATAKIIKSALISTGIGAFYIALGEAFAYVSENWEKILAWMEIGIEKISSMLSPLFDFFSKAFTTLSAPITSLLEKLGGLRKQFSLPSPIKVQSIPISQGQALQKALQAPPLVMPNLTPTTHVMAQQESRRDAFPTKGEGWNTTGLIDALKEAQAKNIENKGFSEKQSTQKSIVDNRSFVFNTTTNPREIESLLRSNRYTYADLEDEN comes from the coding sequence ATGCATAGCGTAATAAAATTAGACATTATCCCCAATCTTAGCGCGCTCAATCTTGCCATTAATAAAATCAACAAACAGACCTTGGGCCTTGGCGATACATTAACCACACCAATAAAGCAAGCAAAACAAGCCCTAAAAAACCTATCAAAAGAAGTAAACCCCGTATATGGTCCTAAATTTTCAAAAAAAACCCTCTTGGATCTCAAAAAACAAGTCTCCAATGCCACGGCAACAAAGTTAAAACTAGATGTGAGTGAGGCCTGCAAAAAATTAGATGACATGAAACTCCAAATCGCAGGGACAATAGGGAGTGTTTGGGCAATCAGTAAACCTATTTCTAAGGCGCTTAGTTTTGAGGGCTCTTTTGCCATGGTCAAAAAGGTGGTAGATTTGAGTCAAGAAGAAAGCGCCTCTTTGCAAAAGCAAATTTTTGCGCTTGCACGCCTTGTGCCCCTTAGTGCCAAAGAGCTCACTGAGATCATGGCAAGTGGTGGGCAGCTAGGGCTAGAGAAAAATCTCCTTATGCCCTTTACTGATGTCGTTTCAAAGATGGCCTTTGCCTTTGATATTTCCTCACAAGAAGCTGGAGAGAGCATCGCAGGAATCATGCAAAAGCTAGGAGTGGGCATTGATGAGGTCAAAGAGCTAGGTGATGCGATAAATACTCTAGGAAATAGTACTGCAGCAGCTCCCAAAGAAATCACCCAGATCCTAAGCAGGACAGCAGGGCTCATAAAGACCCTAGGGCTTAGTGCCAGAGAGGGCGTAGCAATCTCTGCATCTTTTGCCAATATGAAAATAGGAGCAGAGCAGGCAGCCACTGCTATCAATAAAATGCTAAATACTCTTGGCTCATCTTCTGCCCTAACAGATAGGGCAAAAGATGCCCTAAGTCAACTAGGCATTGACACAGAGGACCTCAAAGAGGCCATGCAAAATTCTCCCATGCATGCCATAAGGCAAGTGCTAGGCTCTATAGCAGAGGCAGAGGATGGCGAGAAAATAGGGATTTTGAAAAATCTCTTTGGCGAAGAAGCCGCACCTAAAATCGCACAGATTACTAGCAATCTTGCAAAATTTGATGAGATAGTTAAAAAAACCATGGACACAAAGCACCAAACTGGCAGCATGGAAAAGGAAGTAGAGACACTTGCTAATACCACACAAGGGGCGATGAAAAGGATGCAAAGCTCACTCAATGCCCTAAGCATAAGCCTAGGAAATGCGCTCTTGCCTCTTGTGAATTCTGTCTTTAATGGTATTAGTGAGATTGCTTCCTCTCTTGCACTCTTTAGCCAAAGACACCAAGGGCTAATCAAGGCTTTAGGCATTACAACGCTTGGAATCCTTGGCCTTAAGGTGGTGAGTTTTTTGCCTGCAGCATTTAGGGCGATTAGCTCCTGCTTGCTTTTGCCCATCAAGCTTATAGGGATTTTTTGTAACAAAGCCCAAATGACAAAAGTAGGCCTCATGGCATTAAAAAGCCCGATCACTTTAGCAAAAACTTCCTTTTCCCTCCTCACAGCACCGATAAATTTGACAGGGAGTGCACTTTTTGCACTCATTCCAAAATTTGGTAAAACTCGTTTTGAAGCATTAAAAACAAGCAGCCTTCTTGCATCTCTTAGGGGTAGTCTTTTAAAAATCCCGCTAGCAGCAAAAATTGCAAGTGTTGGGGTGGCAAAGTTTGGTTTTGCATTCAAAGCAACAGCAAAAATCATAAAAAGCGCTCTCATCTCCACAGGAATAGGAGCATTCTATATCGCTTTGGGAGAGGCCTTTGCCTATGTGTCTGAGAATTGGGAGAAGATTTTGGCATGGATGGAAATAGGGATTGAGAAAATTTCTTCCATGCTCTCCCCTCTCTTTGACTTTTTCTCCAAAGCCTTTACCACCTTGAGCGCCCCCATTACTTCCTTGCTAGAAAAATTAGGAGGTTTAAGAAAGCAATTTTCCCTCCCTAGCCCAATCAAAGTCCAAAGCATCCCCATAAGTCAAGGCCAGGCCTTGCAAAAAGCTTTGCAAGCCCCTCCCCTTGTCATGCCAAACCTCACGCCAACCACCCATGTCATGGCCCAGCAAGAATCTCGCAGAGATGCTTTCCCCACTAAAGGAGAGGGGTGGAACACAACAGGCCTAATAGACGCGCTTAAAGAAGCGCAAGCAAAGAACATAGAAAACAAAGGGTTTTCAGAAAAACAAAGCACACAAAAAAGCATTGTGGATAATAGGAGCTTTGTTTTTAACACAACCACAAACCCCAGGGAAATAGAAAGCCTGCTAAGAAGTAATCGCTACACTTATGCAGATTTGGAAGATGAAAACTAG
- a CDS encoding MotE family protein codes for MKKILFFAFIAILNAEQNSQNATLQCNAIFESRKNEILLQLKELEEKKQSLEILKKASDELFAKREQKLKNLQKELALKLQEIKDKEKQLEQNQKDSQSTIKKLITKNEEVLKEIREATESKIAQTYAKMKDSKAAAILNDLATKQAAKILFYLKPSEIGKILAKMDPQKAAMLTEILKKGPPFEEESTPAAEHPTEEQKPRI; via the coding sequence ATGAAAAAAATCCTATTTTTTGCTTTTATCGCCATACTAAATGCTGAGCAAAACTCCCAAAATGCCACCCTCCAATGCAATGCAATTTTTGAAAGTCGCAAAAACGAGATTCTACTCCAACTCAAAGAGCTCGAAGAAAAAAAACAATCCCTAGAAATCCTCAAAAAGGCCAGCGATGAGCTCTTTGCAAAGCGTGAGCAAAAGCTCAAAAATCTCCAAAAAGAGCTTGCTCTAAAACTGCAAGAAATCAAAGACAAAGAAAAACAGCTAGAACAAAATCAAAAAGATAGCCAAAGCACCATCAAAAAACTCATCACCAAAAATGAAGAGGTGCTCAAAGAAATTCGTGAGGCCACAGAGAGCAAGATCGCTCAAACCTATGCCAAGATGAAAGATTCCAAAGCTGCAGCAATTCTCAATGATCTTGCCACCAAACAAGCAGCCAAGATCCTCTTTTATCTCAAACCCAGTGAGATTGGCAAAATCCTGGCCAAAATGGATCCCCAAAAAGCTGCGATGCTCACAGAAATTCTCAAAAAAGGCCCTCCTTTTGAAGAGGAATCCACCCCCGCAGCTGAGCATCCCACAGAGGAACAAAAACCCCGCATTTGA
- a CDS encoding flagellar export protein FliJ, with protein MKTSFSPILKAKKSELEKQEIVIAKIAQKISQKFEQISLLQAEMHAFLAPSTGTIQDFKILQEGRGSFLFQIDSLHQEISLLKSQKKEAQRVYQHLYREVEKIQYIHSNILKKMITKIKKNEEKNLDEIAAILFHAKEK; from the coding sequence ATGAAAACAAGCTTTAGCCCCATATTGAAGGCCAAAAAAAGTGAACTCGAGAAGCAGGAAATCGTGATTGCCAAAATCGCGCAAAAAATCTCACAAAAGTTTGAACAAATCTCACTCTTGCAAGCAGAGATGCACGCATTCCTCGCGCCAAGCACAGGGACCATTCAAGATTTCAAAATCCTGCAGGAGGGGCGGGGGTCTTTTTTGTTTCAAATAGATTCCTTGCATCAAGAAATCTCCCTACTCAAATCCCAAAAAAAAGAAGCCCAGAGGGTTTATCAACATCTCTATAGAGAAGTGGAAAAAATCCAATACATCCACAGCAATATACTCAAAAAAATGATCACAAAAATCAAAAAAAATGAGGAAAAAAATCTAGATGAAATTGCTGCCATCTTATTTCATGCAAAGGAAAAATGA